CGCAGTTCTCTGGGTCGTTGCTCAGGCTCTGTGGATCCAGCAGGGCTATGCTCTGGAGTTTTTGGGTCGGTCCACCTTCATGCAGTTGTGCTATGCCACTCTGGGCTTCTTTGTGGTCAACTGTTTTGGCATTGTGTTGCTGGTTGGAGATTTGTAATATAAACACACAAGTACATAGATAACGAATGACTTTATATCGTTTCACAGTTGCATTATATTTTATTCTATTTGGTTTTGATCCTTGCCTACGCCGTGGTCATCAAATCTATCTTACTCTAAACACGACAGGGATATCACTTACTTTCGGAAGCTTCGCAGAATAGCCAGGAAGATGATGGCAAAGTGGAAAAGCTGCtccttgaagaagaaaaggaaGGCGGAGGTGAGCACGGACTGCACCACCTTGGTGTCCAGACCCTTGTACAGACCGGCAATGCCCTCGTCGTTGATGATCTTTTTAATTCCGGACAGGAagttgagctgctggccgtCCTTCTGCTTGACCTGCATTCGAGACTTGAGGGTGATGTAAGGATAAGTGACGGTGGTGGCCACAAGCTTGCCCAGGGCGCCGTAGAGGAAGGCGTCGATGGAGGTGAACTTTCGTCGCTTCTCCACTCGGTTCTTCAGCTGCTCGAAAATGGTGTACTGGAGAATGGGGTTGATGACAAGCACCAGGGCGGGAGCAATgccggagaagaaggtctTGAGGCCGTCCTTGGaggcaatctccttgatggtggCGAGAGTgccctgcttcttctcggaCACAGTCATTCGGGTGTTGACGACCCAGATGGGGTTGGTCAGAACGACGGTGGCGGATCCAGCAACGGCACCGGCGAGCATGGACTCACCAGTGGTCAGGTTCATGCtggcagctccagcagcggccttggagagctggaagatggtTCGTGACGACTCGTAGAAGTAGTAGTAGACGAAGTTGGTGACGGAGATACCGAACAGAGCCGAGTCCAGACCGGAGTACAGACCAGCGATACCCTCTCGCTTGACGATCTTCCGGGCGGCAGCCAGGGCAGACAGCGTCTCAGCTTTggagtccttcttggttcGCATGGACTCGGTCTGGGCTCGGGTGGACAGAGTGATGAGAGGGTAGGTGACGACCATTGAGagggctcctcctccggcGCCGGCAAGGGCGTGAGCGACGTTATCGTTTTCGGCCatgatggtggtgtgtgtgtttctGTTTTGCTGGTGCTGTACCTGGTAAGTATCTACTTTGTACGTGCTGAGAGGGAGCTTTATTCTGATGACCCAAATTAGGTCTCCCCGAACTCACAACCTAACGTAACGTGTGTGCCAACGTTATCCGGGTTGCAGACTGTGCAGGAAACGAAACAGCACAGAAGAATCATTACAGTTGACTGAAACAAGAGGGGGGCAAATTGCGGggcagtcacgtgatagcTACCAACCCGCAGGCCGTAGAACCGCTTTGTATCTGATCCGCCCACCACATGGCCTCGTCGATGTACTGCTATCCACCATCACTTGCTCCCCAGATCTACTCCTATGCACTTGCAAACAGAACCCTGACTTACCCCTTCTTCCCCACACACTGCATGCATGAACGTGATAATCTTCAACTTTACCAAGGCACAGCCAAGTTAGCCGAGGTCCGTACCAGCAGTAGCCAACCAGAACAAATATAACGCGCCGGTTCCCCCTTATGTGTGTCTCTACCccctcttctccacaccTCCTAAATTGTTATGTGGAAGATATTACATTGCGGTGAGACAGGGGTCACGTAGAGAGTCCAACACCCAATCCACCACTAATTACTGTTCTCTGGTGAACTatcgtcctccacctcaTCTATTGGGAGCAAAACAACATGATGCACTTCACCTGCAAAATTCCACTAAAAccagctactgtacaaataTCGGAATGAGACGTGCTTGCCGCGTTCCAGAAACCAACCATGTGCCAAGCGTGGAGTGCACGGTGTATAGTTTGTTTGTTGGTATACCTCGGTTGGCCTTTGATCTAGTGTCATTTGACCTATACTGTACCTTCCGAAAGAGGACTATTGATGACTCGTaactgtatgtactggtgcGATACAGGATACAGTTGACAGCTCGGCCGTTATGGTGGTAGCCTTCTCCTGTTCTGGACCCAGTTCCCCAGATCAGCATACAGAGATGCGTGCTGTACAACTACCGGTACAAACAGAAAGGCGATCACAGGTGAGTGAAATTTGGCGAACAGAAACGcgtagtacttgtactcgcaccgtacttgtagctacaatacTCGTAATTCGCCATAACCACAGCCTGTCACTCGGTACATGCTTCACTCAGCCGTACGGACGCACTTTTCGATTAAGCCTATCTGCCGCTTGTGCCGATTGAGACCTGGATTAGGGTAGAAGATAATAGCACTGTCGCTGGCGTGGGCCCGACGTTTTTCTGGTAAGGATAAGGAGAGATTTTGATTTGTTcattttctctttttcatCAGCTAATGTCAACAACTCTCTATGACGAAACCTGAGAGGCATCAAGGGGTCGTGCTCATTTTAACTCGCTAAGGTAAAATGTGGACCGCCTTATTAATTACTCGACACCTTCAACAACACCTTTAACTGAAATTTGTTGGTTTCATAACTAAACCTAGTTGGCTTTCCAACACTTCAGTTGGCGTTGTTGAGTAGTGCAGGCGCCCCATCAGACTCCACTTCCCatacaccaccaccacaagaTGCAAACGATTGAAACATATAATTTCGACAGTGATCCCGAGTTCAACAACGGCCTGAACGTCCTGCTGGCCAATGCCGGCACCACCCTCGAAGAGGAAAACAAaaaggagcaggagagcGGACACAAGTCGGAGCTCAtcatcaaggccaaggaaTTCTATCTCAACAGAATCAACAGcagacagcagcagcaaggaACCACTCagacagaagcagcagcatctgGAGAGCCCACAATTACATACAGCGACCCGCCGCTGACAAAGCAGCTGTCTTACGAGGAGCTGGTAGACCTCATCTCATCAGGAAAGGAAGTTCCGGGTATCCGGCAAATCCCCGACACGGTGCTGGGCCATGATgcatcttctgctgccaccACAGACCGACCCAAGAAGCCCTGGGAGAAGTAAACTAACTGCTTGCACATTTGACAAGGGCTATAATGATTTTGTTAAGGGCTATATACATATTCTATATCTGATTTTTTATTGTTACACGCGATCTCTCCAGAGACCCGTTACTGGAGAATTCGCATAGTGGCCTCAAATACAACTAGTGCAATGGCGTTTGTAGGGAAAGACCGAATGAACGAAGGCATGAATCCTCGGAAGTAGCCTCTCCATCCCCATCGTTTGTACACGCTCTTGCATGCTGACCACCAGGTAGGGTACTTGGGGTTGATAACTGTGTCTGTCAtgatctgctgcttgacCACGTCGAAAGGGAAAGCAGTGACCCAGAAAATGGTGGCGGAGAAACCACCGGCCCAGAAGTTGATAGTGGGCAAACCCATGTCTGTGCGCTTCTTCAGCTGCTTAGTGATCAGATCGTAGGATCCCCACCAGAAGAAAAAGTTGGTTCTGAACAGCATGGTAGAAAACAGACCCTTGTAAAGACCGGGAAGACCTCCCTGGGAAAGCAATTGCTTGGCACAGTTGATGGGGCCAGTGTAAAGCTTGGTCTTTGCGTCGTATTGGACCTGAAGTCGGGCCTTGATGTGTTCAATGGGAGCTGCAACAAAGGACACAGTCCAACCAGCCCCGATACCTGCAATACCGCAACCAATGGTCGGCAGTTCGTAGTAGTCCTGGTAAACAGTGTCCTTGAGACATCTCTTGTAGTTGTGGTAAGAACCCAGCATGACGGAATCCATGATCATCCATCCTACCAGAGGAGGAGTAGCTCCCTTGTAGAGACCCCTGATTCCCTCGTTTCGCACAGTCTTAATCAGACAGTCAATGGGCCCCTTGAACTTTCCATCAGGCGCCGTTTGCATTCGCACCTTGATCGTATCGAAGGGGTGACCCGTCACCAGCTTGGACACACCTGAAAACACACCCGCAACGAAAGACATGTACTTGGGCGGCGGCTTGCACTCTGTGGGCATGTCTTTTGCAAGCGCACGGAGCTCGGCGTCGTGgatttcctccttgacatGTTGAATTTCCTGCTTGACTTTTTCGGAAACCATGGCGACAGCAAGTAGTCAAGTTTTGCGATCTCTCTTGGTTCAGATTCGAGATGACTCTCACTTAGTGTCGGAAGTTTATCAATGTTATAGTTGCGATATCCCGATGTCGCTGAAACTCGCTGACTTTGAGTGAAGTGAGTGGAGGGATGGGAATGAGCAATATAGCAGCCTGTTTTTGGTCTGTTTCAAGTCTCCAACTGATCGGAACTTTCTTTGTGGGTCCCGTGACTCAAATCAGACTGCGCTTGTGCAAAAATTATTCTCTTGATTACTAATCCAATATCACTGCTGGCAGGTCTGCAACACATGCACAACAACGTGCAgttggtacaagtattaaCTAAGCGAAGAACATCACCCCGACGCCGAACATACAAATGAACGCTCCACCACAGCAGGCCGATACCTCCACCGATGACTGGGCCGCCAACCCTCTGGCCGGCCAGAGCATTGCTGAGAACACCAAGGTGAGTACACCCGGACACCTATCAAGCCATTGACACCCATCAGAACCATCAGCCACCAGCAATCActactaacacagtcaATCCAGTACGTCCGAAGCGTGAGCTCACTAGCTATTGGCGTTGGTGCCGGAATCCTCCATCTCGAGTCGTACTATGGCTTCCTCTTCTACGCCATTGCATCCACAATTGTCAGCATTCTCCTCTACACAGTGTCCTCGACAGGCAACCCTGGTCGATATTTCGTCTATCCCGTGAAACAGCTGTTTGTCGACGACATCTTCGCCGGTCTGTCGTCATTCCTCCTGATGTGGACCCTCTTTTATGAGCTCGTTGATGCTTAGATAGACAAACCACTCGATTGTGATGTTCGCAATGTCACCACTCGGAAAATATAAAGAGCCACGGTGTCAATGATGTTCATGCGCTGTCATTCTTTGCACCGTCTCCAATAAGTTATTTGTTATAAACAATACACCTCTATTTAATCGTTCTTGCCCAGTTGTGTGTCTCTTCctctgtacatacagttgGATAGCGGAAGTAACGGAGGCCTGCTCGTCTATATGGATGATCTATAATTTACACAAGGGTAAAAGGTACTGGGCTATTGCTTCTTTTGCTCCCTTTGCTCTCGTATCTAGGATCGTATCTGGTTAACAGGCCATGGAACCAATAAGAGCCACCATGCGTCAATAGACGGGGAAATGGAGAAGAAATTAAAGAGGTCATTAGGGAAGACGGAACAgaaaacaccaacaacggagAAGATGGCTCCGGAGGCACCAAGAGACATTGTGGCTCGACCGAGGAAGGGACTGCACGAACATGTTGTGCAAGAAGATACAACAGAGATCATGTACATTTGGCAAAACCAGAAAGATTCCATGGTCATAATAACAGGCACGCCAAACTGATAGAGAACAAGCATGTTGACGAAGAAACACCCGAACTCCTGGGGGGAGAAGACGGGTCCAATAAGCTGAGCAGGTCGGAAACCGGGGCCGGTCTTGAGAAGCATGTTCTCGAACATGAGTCGGATGATCCAGGGATTAGAGAGCTTTCACAACATGAAGAAGGCGGTATTGACACCGATGATGGCAGAGATCACCCAGTCGGGCCGCTGCGCAAGCCGTCTAATGGGAGTGTACTCGAATAACAGAGGGAAGGCAAAGTGGAAGACAACGAAGGTGTTGATAGAGATGGCCAGAGCTTTGGCCAAAAATGTACTTGGTGGGATCACCTCCTGAGTAAATCCTTCGGGCACCATCGCCGTAAGCAAAGTTGGTGAAAGGTCGAGCAGTGAAGACGCCCTTTGTGTTGTATGCACACGTCTTTGTATCGTTATTGAGCGAATTAGTTTTCCGCTGGTCTCATTCAGTCTGTCCGCAATGCCGCTTCGCTTGCCAAGTCACTGCTTCTGTCGGAACATGGTGTTGATCTGGCCAGGGGTAGGACCGACCACATTCTTGACAATGTGGTTGGAGGTGGGACCCAGAGTCTGAGTACTCTTCCAGAAACCAGGAGTCAGTCTCCCCAGAACAATGCTGCCTCTGAAAAAGTTCATGGTGGACAGTTGTGATGAGCACTGGTTGGAGCAACATCCATCTCCTCGACTTCTCCAAGCCTACGTACGAAAATGCAGTAGCAGGCAGGTTGGCTTACAAATCGAGAGATAGGAGAGTGCATTGAAGAACTAAGGATATATATAAGAAGACATCCTTCTTATATACAGtaactactgtatatacGTGGGGTGATAATAATACAGGTTGGGAACTGATACGAGGATATGGGGGGAAGCAAAAGCAAAAACCACAGATGAGTAGTGTAAGTGACTTTTCTTTGTAAGTCCtgttgtagctacaagtacttgtaacatAGCCCCGTTGTTGAGTCCATTGACAAGCGCATTAAAATCCTATTAAATGTTTCTAGATACAGACGGAGTAGTTTCGAACGGGTCGTGCCTCCTCATACTTTACACTCTGCCACAGAGCGTCCCGAATACACTCCATGTTGCCCTGAATCTCATAAGCTCGAGACAGCAGCCACCAGGCCTCAGCACAGTCAAATCCGTTGCCGGTTCGAGTTACAGACTCAAGCACGGAGGTGACACGAGCCAGAGCAGCTCGTTCGTCTCTGTCAGAAATGAACAGCGAAGTGGTGGGCTTCTCGATCTTCTTTTCTGTAGCAAGAGCCTGAGTAGGCTTCTTCGCAATGGAGGGGGTAGCAGGAGTCACAGCTCCACTGAAACCGTTCTCAGTGCCTCCGTTGATAGACTCATCAAGTTCAGGCTTCTTGGGCTCAATGTTGCTAGCCTGGTCGTCAGGATCTATCGCATCAATGATAACGTTGGACAGGGCAATAGCACTTGCCAGAGAGTCAGGTCGAGTGTCCAGAGCgttctccacctcgtcaAGAGCCTGCTGCGGTCGCAATGCCACCTTCATGAGCAGAGAGAGCTGGATTCGCGTAGAGGCAGTGGGCCCATCAACTGACTCGGCCTGCACGATGGCCTGCTCACTTTCGTGGACGAGACCGGCACGTCGATAAATGGCAGCAGCCCACAACCAAAGAATTCGGTGGAGTAATGTGGGGAAGCCAGCAGGCACAGATGAGCTGCCAGCAGAGGTAGGAGCAACTGGAGCACTATGTTGATGACCATTTTGGTgagcggcagcagcaggctcttccttcttctttcgtcGCAACACCTTGGAGAACCGTCTACcggtggaagaagagctctGGTGTGTAGGCGACACGGAGGGGGCAGTGGCCTGGGTAGCAGTAGAAGgcttctgtttgtgtccagGGGTAGGAGCAGCTCCAAAGTAAGCTCCGAACAGAGCAAacacgtccttgagcagaggCAGAATTGCATCGAGACCCTGGTCGGCCTCTCGAATCGCAATCTCGGTCATCTTGAGCTcaatgagcttctccttgagagagtTGGAAGAGGGAGAAGAGAATCGGTCCAGAGTTCCAACAGCCACCTGGATAGCAGCCTGGTAGTCTCCAACGGCAGACAGAAGCAGAGCAAGCAGATGCCACGACTCAACATGGTCCAGGTTGACAGCCAGCGAGTTTCGCAGCACTTCAATGGCAGGCACGGTTTGACGAGTCTTGGCAAGCAGATATGCGTAGTCAAATGCCGGCTCGGCAGCCGGGAGACCCTGAACAGCTCGCTGGAAGGATTTGCAGGCCAGAGCCACGTGCTTTTCTCGGTCCTCAGTCTCGGTGGCGGCGGACAGGGCGTACAGGGAGTAGGCTCGGCCAATAGCGTAGTCAGCTCGTCCGTATGCTCGCTGCGAGTGCTGCGATCTGTGGTGAAATGCGGGAGACAGCCACTCCAACAGCCTGTCGGCAGTCTTCTTAGCAGCGTTTCCATCCTTGTAAACGTTAGTCTGGATTCTGAGCGCATCACTGAAGGCCTCGATAATGGAGAAATCGTCAATGTCCTCATGGGCGCCGGCCTCATTTTTGATTCGGGCGTGCTCCTCGTAGTCCATGAAGACCTCGAAAGAAGCAAGAGCCTCTCTGTCGTGTCCAAGAGCTGCGAGAATGGCCACCAGCGATCGCATGAGCACTCGCGAGTGGTATGTCTTCTCGATGCCTCGTCTCACCGATTCGAGCATCTTGAGAGTGCTGACAGGGTCTCCAATAACTCGGCCGGTTGTGGGGTTGAACTGGTTGGACACTCGCCAATTGGCAACAAGCATATCTGTGTAGCCCTCGATGGCGGCGTTGGAGTCGGTGGCCTTGGGGATACCTCCGGAGGTTGTGGACTGGGAGTCTAGCAGCTTCTCAAAGTTCTGTAGAGTTtccttggactccttggccagctcagGGTTGGGGCCCGACTCTCGCTGGATACCATTGAGGATCAGCAGATGGGTGTGAAGCTGGTTTAACTGTCGCTGGTGCAGATCGCCGGCTGACAGCTTGGTCGAAAGTTTGCTCTTGGACAACATATCTGTGATTCGGCCGTACGATCTGAGCGAGTCCAGGGCCCAGTCCTGGTTGGCGGGCAGCTGGGACGCGCACAGGATCGAGTTTCGGTAGTAAAGCCGCTCAGCCCACACCAGCGCCTCAGGGGAGTTTCCAATTGAGTCGTTGATGAGATGTGACGTGGAGGCGTAGACGGAGATGGCCTGGTCAATTTCACCGAGCACCTCAAAGGCAGTTCCCAGAATGGCGGCCCGTCTCACAAGTCCAATATCTGTGTAGTGGTATCGGAAAGAGGGAATGGCGTCGATTTCGCTAATGTCGTTAAGCAACTGCACAACCTCCTTGGGTTCTCGGAGCAACAAGTCTGTGTGTGCGAGAGCCAGATTGTAGAAGAATGTTTCCTCAGTGTCAAAGTTGGAGGTGTCGACATTCTGGAGGGTGGTTTGAATGGCCTGGAGCTTCTCGACGGGGATTGCCGATGTGGGAGACAGGTAGTCGGACACGTTGTAGTCGAGGAACAGGGTCACCAGGTTAGTGTCTTCCAGAGCCACTGTAGCAATTCCTGTGTTAGAGTCGTGAGAGCGAACTTGTGCATATACCTCAGTTGTACCTCAGTTGTGTCTCAAGTGACgtgtggtgtttttggccggttgtgtgtgtgtgttgctTGTAGATTTCCGTCGTTTGGGGTCTTGTAGATTCACTTGTCGTCTGTTTCTGTATtctcatactcacctcCATATTCCGGACATTCGTGGTGGATCTTTTGGACCAGCGAGGGCACCAGGGTCAGGTTTCCGAGGGTCCGGGCCTCGTCGAGCTGCGACACGAGCTGGTTCTTGGGCTGCTGGGTTAGCATTGGCGGTTGTCGTCGTTGGAAACAGTCGAGATACTCACAATCGAAGGCATATCGGTCATggtcggaggaggagggaaTGCTGTTCTTTACTGGCCACTTTGAGTTTGGGACCGCAGAACGCAACAAGGGGCGCGCGGGGATCTGGCGTGAAAAAGCTGAGATGCGATGAAGGCTTCGAACGCAGTTCACGTGCTAGCCGGGATGAGCCAATACCTGCATCCGGGGCGTATTGTCGGCAACCCAGCATTATAAGGCCATTTTTGTGCGCAATATTTGCCTGTAACCACACGCTTCTCTTTACAGTCCGACATCACCGTGGCCCTCTCCCCCGGTCCatagtacagtaatttAAAAATGGAGCGAATCACCCCTCGACCTAGGACCCTAATGGGTAACAGAGTTCAACAAAAGGGCTTGGGCTCTACACTGTGCGCCCCACCCTTGCAAGCCTGAAATAATTAGCAGATAGACTTAATTAGCGAACAAGCATATAGACACATTCCCACAAGGGCACGGGACATGTGGGGAAGCCGTGTGT
The Yarrowia lipolytica chromosome 1A, complete sequence genome window above contains:
- a CDS encoding uncharacterized protein (Compare to YALI0A20944g, similar to uniprot|Q8WZW4 Neurospora crassa Related to peroxisomal membrane protein PMP47B), which produces MAENDNVAHALAGAGGGALSMVVTYPLITLSTRAQTESMRTKKDSKAETLSALAAARKIVKREGIAGLYSGLDSALFGISVTNFVYYYFYESSRTIFQLSKAAAGAASMNLTTGESMLAGAVAGSATVVLTNPIWVVNTRMTVSEKKQGTLATIKEIASKDGLKTFFSGIAPALVLVINPILQYTIFEQLKNRVEKRRKFTSIDAFLYGALGKLVATTVTYPYITLKSRMQVKQKDGQQLNFLSGIKKIINDEGIAGLYKGLDTKVVQSVLTSAFLFFFKEQLFHFAIIFLAILRSFRK
- a CDS encoding uncharacterized protein (Compare to YALI0A20966g, similar to ca|CA5143|IPF1020 Candida albicans IPF1020), which translates into the protein MQTIETYNFDSDPEFNNGLNVLLANAGTTLEEENKKEQESGHKSELIIKAKEFYLNRINSRQQQQGTTQTEAAASGEPTITYSDPPLTKQLSYEELVDLISSGKEVPGIRQIPDTVLGHDASSAATTDRPKKPWEK
- a CDS encoding uncharacterized protein (Compare to YALI0A20988g, ancestral locus Anc_5.149, similar to CA5146|CaYMC2 Candida albicans CaYMC2 Carnitine/acylcarnitine translocase), translated to MVSEKVKQEIQHVKEEIHDAELRALAKDMPTECKPPPKYMSFVAGVFSGVSKLVTGHPFDTIKVRMQTAPDGKFKGPIDCLIKTVRNEGIRGLYKGATPPLVGWMIMDSVMLGSYHNYKRCLKDTVYQDYYELPTIGCGIAGIGAGWTVSFVAAPIEHIKARLQVQYDAKTKLYTGPINCAKQLLSQGGLPGLYKGLFSTMLFRTNFFFWWGSYDLITKQLKKRTDMGLPTINFWAGGFSATIFWVTAFPFDVVKQQIMTDTVINPKYPTWWSACKSVYKRWGWRGYFRGFMPSFIRSFPTNAIALVVFEATMRILQ
- a CDS encoding uncharacterized protein (Compare to YALI0A21010g, similar to Saccharomyces cerevisiae YLL014W; ancestral locus Anc_5.195, similar to DEHA0G19789g Debaryomyces hansenii IPF 5158.1) — encoded protein: MNAPPQQADTSTDDWAANPLAGQSIAENTKSIQYVRSVSSLAIGVGAGILHLESYYGFLFYAIASTIVSILLYTVSSTGNPGRYFVYPVKQLFVDDIFAGLSSFLLMWTLFYELVDA
- a CDS encoding uncharacterized protein (Compare to YALI0A21076g, similar to Saccharomyces cerevisiae YPP1 (YGR198W); ancestral locus Anc_5.142, uniprot|Q96V32 Yarrowia lipolytica Rhf1 required for filamentation): MTDMPSIQPKNQLVSQLDEARTLGNLTLVPSLVQKIHHECPEYGGIATVALEDTNLVTLFLDYNVSDYLSPTSAIPVEKLQAIQTTLQNVDTSNFDTEETFFYNLALAHTDLLLREPKEVVQLLNDISEIDAIPSFRYHYTDIGLVRRAAILGTAFEVLGEIDQAISVYASTSHLINDSIGNSPEALVWAERLYYRNSILCASQLPANQDWALDSLRSYGRITDMLSKSKLSTKLSAGDLHQRQLNQLHTHLLILNGIQRESGPNPELAKESKETLQNFEKLLDSQSTTSGGIPKATDSNAAIEGYTDMLVANWRVSNQFNPTTGRVIGDPVSTLKMLESVRRGIEKTYHSRVLMRSLVAILAALGHDREALASFEVFMDYEEHARIKNEAGAHEDIDDFSIIEAFSDALRIQTNVYKDGNAAKKTADRLLEWLSPAFHHRSQHSQRAYGRADYAIGRAYSLYALSAATETEDREKHVALACKSFQRAVQGLPAAEPAFDYAYLLAKTRQTVPAIEVLRNSLAVNLDHVESWHLLALLLSAVGDYQAAIQVAVGTLDRFSSPSSNSLKEKLIELKMTEIAIREADQGLDAILPLLKDVFALFGAYFGAAPTPGHKQKPSTATQATAPSVSPTHQSSSSTGRRFSKVLRRKKKEEPAAAAHQNGHQHSAPVAPTSAGSSSVPAGFPTLLHRILWLWAAAIYRRAGLVHESEQAIVQAESVDGPTASTRIQLSLLMKVALRPQQALDEVENALDTRPDSLASAIALSNVIIDAIDPDDQASNIEPKKPELDESINGGTENGFSGAVTPATPSIAKKPTQALATEKKIEKPTTSLFISDRDERAALARVTSVLESVTRTGNGFDCAEAWWLLSRAYEIQGNMECIRDALWQSVKYEEARPVRNYSVCI